The proteins below are encoded in one region of Reichenbachiella sp. 5M10:
- a CDS encoding GWxTD domain-containing protein → MPIAKHLTLFFLVLTPLLSQGIDLSKMDYSPYYKKSGVRFSYQIAKQDTLHRIILSARYKRNSGRDQLENFRLLSQEKFTSSKHRVLTSTVSKSHRLVLGESHDLTVHIPQTHNYLIIAFDYHDKSYYFDLPVHAACDIPLASFVLTPQDTTSILDVMTTGDTIEIVSLDNSPLFHLYEYHDAFSHALPPMATRPPDSAANSLEIHQYSTIPSTFALSLENTLYFVQKDSSSNRGQSCLSQIVGFPNLKTIEDIVQPLVYICTREEYQNILSAENRKKAFEDFWLKIIPSKKKASETIKKYYDRIEEANTLFTTYKTGWKTDPGMIYTVYGPPDQVSRSEQEEIWKYQRFEGEISFTFAKQVNLFTQHHYVLIRAMEYSGVWYSEIKKWRTGNS, encoded by the coding sequence ATGCCAATAGCCAAACATCTGACTCTCTTTTTTCTAGTCCTCACTCCACTCCTCTCCCAAGGAATCGATCTTTCTAAAATGGACTACAGTCCATACTATAAAAAATCAGGCGTGCGATTCAGTTACCAAATCGCCAAACAAGACACACTACACCGTATCATCCTCTCGGCACGATACAAAAGAAACTCAGGGAGAGACCAGCTTGAAAATTTCCGCTTGCTCTCTCAAGAGAAATTCACCTCGTCCAAACATCGTGTACTTACTTCTACAGTTTCAAAATCACATAGGTTAGTCCTCGGAGAATCTCACGACCTGACGGTGCACATCCCTCAGACCCACAATTACCTTATCATTGCTTTCGACTACCACGACAAGTCCTACTATTTTGACCTCCCCGTTCATGCAGCCTGCGACATACCATTGGCCAGCTTCGTCTTGACTCCACAAGACACTACCTCGATCTTGGACGTCATGACTACTGGTGACACCATTGAGATTGTCAGTCTCGACAACTCCCCGCTCTTTCACTTGTATGAGTACCATGACGCCTTCAGTCATGCTTTGCCTCCTATGGCTACTCGTCCGCCAGACTCTGCTGCCAATAGTCTCGAAATACACCAGTACTCTACAATTCCATCTACTTTTGCTCTCTCGCTTGAAAACACCTTGTACTTCGTACAAAAGGATTCTAGCTCAAACAGAGGACAATCCTGCCTGAGCCAAATCGTAGGATTCCCTAACCTCAAAACCATCGAAGACATCGTCCAACCTCTCGTCTACATCTGCACACGTGAAGAATATCAAAACATCCTCTCCGCAGAAAACCGCAAAAAGGCCTTTGAGGACTTTTGGTTAAAGATCATTCCCTCCAAAAAAAAGGCCTCTGAGACTATCAAAAAATACTACGACCGGATCGAAGAAGCCAATACCTTGTTTACCACCTACAAAACAGGGTGGAAAACAGATCCAGGCATGATCTATACGGTATATGGACCTCCGGACCAAGTAAGCCGAAGTGAACAGGAAGAAATTTGGAAATATCAACGCTTTGAGGGGGAGATTAGCTTTACTTTTGCCAAACAAGTTAATTTATTCACTCAACATCACTATGTGCTCATTCGAGCCATGGAGTATTCGGGTGTCTGGTATAGCGAAATAAAAAAATGGAGAACAGGAAATTCATAA
- a CDS encoding mannose-1-phosphate guanylyltransferase, which translates to MNANVHIVIMAGGVGSRFWPYSRNSRPKQFIDVMGIGKSLLQMTYERFLSVSNKDNIIVVTNHDYADLVKEQLPELSEDQILCEPKRRNTAPCIAYAAYKIHKKDPKAVMVVTPADHVVLQEERFSRVATVAIDAATDTDKIVTVGIKPTRPETGYGYIQYIEKSEGAVKPVKTFTEKPELELAKTFLESGDFVWNAGIFVWSTETITDAFSAFLPDIADTFEEGSSVYYTADEQDFINRVYPSCQNISIDYGILEKSSNVHVIEGDFDWSDLGTWNSLHEAREKDESENVIDGEVMVFDCKDSIIKSESGRLVVLDNLDGYLVGDFKDVLIVCKKDNEGKFREYVAQVKTEKGEKYL; encoded by the coding sequence ATGAACGCAAACGTACACATCGTCATAATGGCTGGTGGGGTTGGAAGCAGATTTTGGCCTTACAGTAGAAACTCAAGACCCAAACAATTCATTGACGTCATGGGTATAGGGAAGTCGCTATTGCAAATGACCTACGAGAGGTTTTTGTCAGTTTCAAACAAAGATAATATAATCGTAGTTACAAACCATGACTATGCAGACTTAGTCAAAGAGCAATTGCCGGAACTGTCTGAGGATCAAATTCTATGTGAGCCTAAGCGCCGAAATACTGCCCCTTGCATTGCCTATGCTGCATATAAGATTCATAAGAAGGATCCCAAAGCTGTGATGGTAGTGACGCCAGCAGATCATGTGGTGCTTCAAGAGGAGCGATTTAGCCGAGTAGCCACTGTGGCGATAGATGCCGCGACCGATACGGACAAGATTGTCACAGTAGGAATCAAGCCTACCCGGCCCGAGACGGGATATGGGTATATTCAATACATCGAAAAGAGTGAAGGGGCTGTCAAGCCTGTCAAAACTTTTACGGAAAAGCCCGAACTTGAACTAGCCAAAACATTTTTGGAAAGCGGAGATTTTGTATGGAATGCGGGAATTTTTGTCTGGTCTACCGAGACTATTACGGATGCCTTTTCGGCCTTTTTACCAGACATAGCTGATACTTTCGAAGAGGGGAGTAGTGTGTACTATACCGCGGACGAACAAGATTTCATCAACCGTGTGTACCCTTCTTGTCAAAACATTTCTATCGATTATGGTATTTTAGAAAAATCCTCTAATGTACATGTCATTGAGGGGGATTTCGATTGGTCGGATTTGGGTACTTGGAACTCTTTGCACGAGGCTCGAGAGAAAGATGAATCGGAGAATGTCATCGATGGTGAGGTTATGGTTTTTGACTGCAAGGACTCGATCATCAAAAGTGAATCGGGTAGACTGGTGGTGCTGGATAATCTTGATGGCTATCTAGTAGGGGATTTCAAAGATGTACTGATTGTTTGCAAAAAAGATAACGAGGGTAAGTTTAGAGAGTATGTAGCTCAAGTAAAAACAGAAAAGGGAGAGAAGTACTTATAG
- a CDS encoding bifunctional 2-polyprenyl-6-hydroxyphenol methylase/3-demethylubiquinol 3-O-methyltransferase UbiG codes for MSTFTTEIASDKIVSDNPIHQRLLKAYYEAMPFVSGKVLEPGCGEGRGIELLSPQAEEYVALDKIQEVIDVLKEKYTGVDFRQAVFPPFDGVASDSFDVVISFQVIEHIQNDKLFLEEIHRVLRPGGIAIITTPNIKMSLSRNPWHIREYTSTELKELALGVFSKVEMKGIAGNEKVMTYHEQNRASVNRIMRFDVFNLQHKLPAQLLRIPYEILNRFNRNKLQGQDAGLVAEIHHDDYFLADESDQNLDLFCVLTK; via the coding sequence ATGTCGACATTCACAACAGAAATAGCTTCGGACAAAATTGTTTCGGACAACCCGATACATCAGCGCCTATTGAAGGCTTATTATGAAGCCATGCCTTTCGTGTCAGGCAAGGTGCTCGAGCCCGGATGTGGAGAAGGGAGAGGGATAGAATTGCTCTCACCACAAGCGGAAGAATATGTAGCTTTGGATAAGATACAAGAGGTGATTGACGTGCTGAAGGAGAAGTACACAGGAGTGGATTTTCGTCAAGCAGTTTTTCCGCCTTTCGATGGGGTCGCTTCGGACAGCTTTGATGTGGTGATTAGTTTTCAAGTCATTGAGCATATTCAAAATGATAAGCTTTTCTTGGAGGAGATTCATCGTGTGCTTAGACCAGGAGGAATAGCGATCATTACCACTCCCAACATTAAAATGTCGCTTTCGAGAAACCCATGGCACATTCGCGAATACACCAGTACCGAGCTGAAAGAATTGGCTCTGGGGGTTTTTTCGAAGGTGGAAATGAAAGGAATTGCGGGGAACGAAAAAGTGATGACTTATCATGAGCAAAATAGGGCTTCTGTCAATCGGATCATGCGCTTCGATGTTTTCAATTTGCAGCACAAATTACCTGCACAGCTGTTGAGGATTCCTTATGAAATACTCAACCGATTCAACCGAAACAAGCTCCAAGGGCAAGATGCAGGCCTAGTGGCTGAAATCCACCATGATGATTATTTTTTGGCGGATGAGTCGGATCAAAATTTAGATTTGTTTTGTGTCTTGACTAAGTGA
- the hisF gene encoding imidazole glycerol phosphate synthase subunit HisF has translation MLTKRIVPCLDIKDGRTVKGVNFVNLRDAGDPVELAAIYSEQGADELVFLDITATGDGRKTTAELVEKVAEKVNIPFTVGGGIKSVEDVYTLLHRGADKISINSWAVKEPKVLDELAAQFGSQCVVLAVDAKQIDGNWKVHLVGGKVPTEMDLFDWVREAESRGAGEILFTSMDHDGSKAGFANEALAKMSDMVNIPIIASGGAGSIQDFADTFVHGKADAALAASVFHFKEIEIPTLKQELKSQGIAMRI, from the coding sequence ATGCTGACTAAAAGAATCGTCCCATGTCTGGACATCAAAGATGGCCGTACCGTCAAGGGCGTCAACTTCGTCAACCTACGTGACGCTGGAGACCCTGTCGAACTTGCTGCGATCTACTCGGAGCAAGGAGCCGACGAACTCGTCTTCCTCGATATCACCGCCACTGGAGATGGCCGAAAAACCACCGCAGAGCTCGTGGAGAAAGTCGCCGAGAAAGTCAACATCCCATTCACCGTCGGTGGTGGAATCAAATCTGTGGAAGATGTATACACACTGTTGCATCGTGGCGCAGACAAGATATCGATCAACTCGTGGGCGGTCAAAGAACCCAAAGTACTCGACGAACTCGCTGCACAGTTTGGGAGTCAGTGCGTCGTACTCGCCGTGGATGCCAAACAGATAGATGGCAACTGGAAGGTGCATTTGGTAGGAGGGAAAGTCCCTACCGAGATGGATTTATTTGACTGGGTGCGCGAAGCAGAAAGCCGTGGTGCAGGCGAAATATTGTTCACCTCGATGGATCACGATGGGTCGAAAGCCGGCTTTGCCAACGAAGCTCTGGCTAAAATGTCCGATATGGTCAACATCCCGATCATCGCTTCAGGCGGAGCGGGGAGTATTCAAGATTTTGCGGATACCTTTGTGCATGGCAAAGCAGATGCAGCACTGGCCGCCAGCGTATTTCATTTCAAAGAAATTGAAATCCCAACACTAAAACAGGAACTAAAATCGCAAGGAATAGCGATGAGAATATAA
- the rlmB gene encoding 23S rRNA (guanosine(2251)-2'-O)-methyltransferase RlmB yields the protein MENRKFITYKKPSAPKDENMIFGTRAVIETIKAGKTIDKLFLQKGIDNELVKELLSLVRGTMISIARVPAEKLDRFTKKNHQGVVAFISPVDFVALHNIVATSYENGLAPLVLILDRITDVRNFGAICRTAECAGVNGIVVPSKGGAAINSDAVKTSAGAMNYLSIAKENNLLESIKYLKDSGFQVIACTEKSDQLIYESDLSIPTAIIMGSEEDGISDELLEAADLKLKIPIIGSIQSLNVSVAAGVVLFESMRQRG from the coding sequence ATGGAGAACAGGAAATTCATAACCTACAAAAAGCCCTCAGCACCCAAAGATGAAAACATGATCTTCGGCACCCGTGCTGTGATTGAAACAATCAAAGCTGGCAAAACAATTGACAAATTGTTTCTCCAAAAAGGAATTGACAATGAGCTTGTCAAAGAGTTGCTATCCCTTGTCCGTGGGACCATGATTAGTATCGCTCGGGTACCTGCCGAAAAACTCGATCGCTTCACTAAAAAAAATCATCAAGGAGTTGTCGCTTTTATCTCTCCAGTCGATTTTGTAGCTCTTCACAATATCGTGGCGACCAGCTATGAAAACGGACTCGCTCCGCTCGTCTTGATCCTCGACCGAATCACTGATGTACGCAACTTTGGAGCCATCTGTCGGACAGCCGAATGTGCAGGTGTCAATGGAATCGTAGTACCGTCCAAAGGTGGCGCAGCAATCAACAGTGATGCGGTCAAAACCTCTGCAGGTGCGATGAACTACCTCTCTATCGCTAAGGAAAATAACCTTCTAGAATCCATAAAGTACCTCAAGGATAGTGGTTTTCAAGTCATTGCCTGTACAGAAAAGTCTGACCAGCTAATTTATGAATCAGATTTGAGCATCCCTACAGCTATCATCATGGGATCTGAAGAAGACGGTATTTCGGATGAGTTATTAGAAGCAGCAGACCTCAAACTCAAAATCCCAATCATAGGCAGTATCCAATCCCTCAACGTATCTGTAGCAGCTGGAGTCGTATTGTTTGAGAGTATGAGACAAAGAGGTTAA
- the hisA gene encoding 1-(5-phosphoribosyl)-5-[(5-phosphoribosylamino)methylideneamino]imidazole-4-carboxamide isomerase, whose translation MRIIPAIDLIDGKCVRLTKGDYDQKKIYNENPLEVAKKFEAAGIKYLHLVDLDGSKAREIKNAAVLESITAHTGLIVDFGGGIRSDKDINIAFDAGAAQVNLGSVALENKNLFGEWLQKFGSEKIILSADSTNRKIAINGWQEESQVDLFDLIKEYEAMGNQYMVCTDISKDGMLQGIAVDLYEDLMREFPKQKIVASGGVKDITDVEAAAALKMDGIIIGKAIYENKISLKQLEAYAD comes from the coding sequence ATGAGAATAATACCCGCAATAGATCTAATAGATGGCAAGTGTGTCCGACTCACCAAGGGTGACTATGATCAGAAAAAAATATACAACGAAAATCCACTCGAAGTGGCTAAGAAATTCGAAGCGGCGGGCATCAAATACCTCCACCTCGTAGATCTGGATGGGTCGAAAGCTCGTGAAATCAAAAATGCAGCAGTACTTGAAAGCATCACTGCTCACACAGGGCTGATCGTCGATTTTGGGGGAGGTATTCGTTCGGACAAGGACATCAATATCGCTTTTGATGCGGGTGCTGCTCAGGTCAACCTCGGCAGTGTAGCCTTAGAAAACAAAAACTTATTCGGTGAGTGGCTCCAAAAGTTTGGGAGTGAAAAAATCATCCTCAGTGCCGACTCCACCAATCGCAAGATCGCCATCAACGGCTGGCAAGAAGAATCTCAAGTAGACCTTTTTGACCTGATCAAAGAATACGAAGCAATGGGCAACCAGTATATGGTCTGTACAGACATCAGCAAAGACGGTATGTTGCAAGGAATCGCCGTAGATTTGTACGAAGACCTGATGCGTGAATTTCCAAAACAAAAGATAGTCGCTAGCGGTGGTGTCAAAGACATCACAGATGTAGAGGCTGCAGCTGCACTAAAAATGGACGGCATCATCATCGGCAAAGCCATCTACGAAAACAAGATCTCACTGAAACAACTCGAAGCATATGCTGACTAA
- a CDS encoding GIN domain-containing protein, whose amino-acid sequence MNVYKKQIIGWALSTVLVVGLFSCDDEIDASSTVTTEEITVGDFHEVEVSNDFDVEIFDAEDSDEYVLIESNENLHKYIQAFQEEGRLVIRMDKGTNISGRTILKARVYTNKPIEYISVSGASRLTASDVMYGDDVTFELSGASFLRTNVDSVSTMIAQVTGGSNFEVQGQANSIDVEVTGGSRIQDARLEVNMANVILSGGSTAEMAILKEIRLSASGASVLKYAGDATIKAIDLTSGSTIEKLDQ is encoded by the coding sequence ATGAATGTATATAAGAAACAAATAATAGGATGGGCTTTGTCTACGGTATTGGTAGTGGGCTTGTTTTCATGTGATGACGAAATTGACGCTTCGTCAACAGTCACCACAGAGGAAATTACGGTAGGGGATTTTCATGAAGTGGAAGTATCCAATGATTTTGATGTAGAAATTTTTGATGCAGAGGATAGTGATGAGTATGTCTTGATCGAATCCAACGAGAATTTGCACAAATATATCCAGGCATTTCAGGAAGAAGGGCGTCTCGTGATCCGAATGGATAAAGGGACGAACATTAGTGGACGTACTATTTTGAAAGCACGAGTCTATACGAATAAGCCCATAGAATATATTTCCGTATCAGGTGCTTCACGCTTGACTGCTAGTGACGTGATGTATGGAGACGATGTGACCTTTGAGTTGTCCGGAGCTAGTTTTTTACGAACCAATGTGGATTCGGTAAGTACGATGATTGCTCAAGTGACAGGAGGTTCCAATTTCGAAGTACAGGGCCAGGCCAATTCTATCGATGTGGAAGTGACTGGAGGGAGCCGTATTCAAGATGCTAGGTTGGAAGTGAATATGGCGAATGTGATATTGTCTGGAGGAAGTACGGCCGAAATGGCTATCCTCAAAGAAATCAGGTTGAGTGCCTCTGGGGCAAGTGTCCTAAAGTATGCAGGAGATGCGACGATTAAGGCTATCGATCTGACTAGTGGATCTACGATAGAGAAGTTGGATCAATGA
- the recQ gene encoding DNA helicase RecQ — protein sequence MVVNQEELLREQLKETFGFSNFRGNQAEIIKNIMSGRNTFVLMPTGAGKSLCYQLPAIIQEGTAIVISPLIALMKNQVDQLNAFGINAQFLNSTLNKTEIKRVKKETLAGEIKLLYVAPESLTKEENVAFLSQAKISFVAIDEAHCISEWGHDFRPEYRRIKSIVEQLGSIPVIALTATATPKVQLDIQKNLQMEDADVFKSSFNRQNLYYEIRPKVDVKKQLIRFVKEHKNKSGVIYCLSRKKVEEIAELLKVNDINAAPYHAGLDASVRMKNQDDFLNEDVDVIVATIAFGMGIDKPDVRFVIHYDTPKSLEGYYQETGRAGRDGLEGKCIMFYSLDDIIKLEKFNKDKPVTERENAKLLLEEMSSYAESSVCRRRQLLHYFGEEYTDSDCTDKGLCDNCSHPKELFEGQEFIKHAIDIALKTEERFGIKHIVDVARGIESQYVKSYDHNTLDVFGVGSSETEVFWRSVVRQTLINEFLEKDIENIGVLKVTAKGHDFLNTPYSIELSKDHDYMVEELESKEEPAGKAHDAELFELLKNLRKKVAKQKNLPPYVIFQDPSLEEMATTYPTSNEDLAQINGVGMGKVMKFGKPFIDLISTYVSDNDLTTASDVVIKSAVNKSKIKIFLIQQIDRKVDLEEIAEIKNMSFDKVLDEIEHICFSGTKLNLDYYIDSFIDEDRQDDLLDYFLTADTDDLEVAMDELEDDGYSEDEVRLMRIKFISEYAN from the coding sequence ATGGTTGTTAATCAGGAGGAACTGCTTCGTGAGCAACTGAAAGAGACTTTCGGATTCAGTAATTTCCGAGGGAATCAGGCAGAAATCATCAAAAACATCATGAGTGGCCGAAACACGTTTGTGTTGATGCCAACGGGTGCTGGCAAATCATTGTGCTACCAACTCCCTGCGATCATACAAGAGGGTACAGCGATAGTCATCTCTCCCCTCATTGCTCTGATGAAAAATCAGGTAGATCAGTTGAATGCTTTTGGGATCAATGCCCAGTTTTTGAATTCGACGCTCAACAAGACCGAAATCAAACGCGTCAAAAAAGAAACACTAGCTGGAGAAATCAAGCTCCTATATGTCGCTCCAGAATCTCTCACCAAAGAGGAAAATGTGGCGTTTTTGAGTCAAGCCAAAATATCCTTCGTAGCGATAGACGAAGCGCACTGCATTTCAGAATGGGGACATGATTTCCGTCCAGAATATAGACGTATCAAATCCATCGTCGAACAGCTTGGTTCTATCCCCGTGATAGCACTCACTGCCACTGCGACACCAAAGGTCCAGCTTGACATCCAAAAAAACCTACAAATGGAGGATGCCGATGTTTTCAAATCCTCGTTTAACAGGCAAAACCTTTATTACGAGATTCGCCCCAAAGTGGATGTCAAGAAGCAGCTCATACGCTTCGTCAAAGAACACAAAAACAAATCTGGTGTCATCTATTGCTTGAGTCGCAAAAAAGTAGAAGAAATCGCAGAGTTGCTGAAAGTCAATGACATCAATGCAGCACCCTATCATGCCGGTCTAGACGCCTCTGTCCGAATGAAAAATCAAGATGACTTCCTCAACGAGGATGTCGACGTAATCGTAGCAACAATCGCTTTTGGGATGGGAATTGACAAGCCAGATGTCCGTTTCGTGATTCACTATGACACTCCCAAGTCACTAGAAGGTTATTACCAAGAAACAGGAAGGGCCGGCCGTGATGGACTAGAAGGTAAGTGCATCATGTTTTACAGCCTTGACGACATCATCAAACTAGAAAAATTCAACAAAGACAAACCTGTCACCGAACGAGAAAACGCCAAATTGCTCTTGGAGGAAATGTCTTCTTATGCAGAATCATCCGTCTGCCGCCGACGACAACTCCTACATTATTTTGGCGAAGAATATACGGACTCTGACTGTACAGACAAGGGGCTCTGTGACAACTGTTCGCATCCCAAAGAGCTTTTTGAAGGACAGGAATTTATCAAACATGCGATTGACATTGCTCTCAAAACAGAAGAGCGCTTTGGTATCAAGCATATCGTAGATGTAGCCAGAGGTATCGAGAGCCAGTATGTCAAAAGCTATGATCACAACACTCTCGATGTATTTGGAGTGGGCAGCAGTGAGACAGAGGTGTTTTGGAGGTCAGTCGTAAGACAAACGCTCATCAATGAATTTCTAGAAAAAGACATTGAAAACATAGGGGTACTCAAAGTCACTGCCAAGGGACATGATTTCTTAAACACTCCCTACTCCATCGAGCTATCCAAAGACCATGACTACATGGTAGAAGAACTAGAAAGCAAAGAAGAGCCTGCAGGCAAGGCTCACGACGCTGAGCTTTTCGAATTGCTCAAAAACTTGCGAAAAAAAGTCGCCAAACAAAAAAACCTTCCGCCCTATGTCATCTTTCAGGACCCATCGCTAGAAGAAATGGCCACTACTTATCCTACCAGCAACGAAGATTTGGCCCAAATCAACGGAGTAGGTATGGGTAAGGTGATGAAATTTGGAAAGCCATTCATAGATCTCATTTCCACGTATGTGAGCGACAATGACCTCACGACGGCCTCAGATGTTGTCATCAAGTCAGCCGTCAACAAATCCAAAATCAAGATATTCTTGATCCAGCAAATTGACCGAAAAGTGGATTTGGAAGAAATAGCAGAAATCAAAAACATGTCCTTTGACAAAGTACTTGACGAGATCGAGCATATCTGCTTCTCAGGCACCAAATTGAACTTGGACTACTATATCGATTCGTTCATTGATGAAGATCGTCAGGATGATCTTTTGGACTACTTCCTTACTGCTGACACTGATGATTTGGAGGTCGCCATGGATGAGCTCGAAGATGATGGGTACTCCGAAGATGAAGTGAGGTTGATGCGTATTAAGTTCATCTCCGAATATGCCAATTAA
- the hisIE gene encoding bifunctional phosphoribosyl-AMP cyclohydrolase/phosphoribosyl-ATP diphosphatase HisIE, which produces MNIDFEKTDGLVPAIIQDAKTKNVLMLGYMNQEALTKTQETGKVTFYSRSKQRLWTKGEESGNFLELKDIKLDCDNDTLLIAVNPVGPTCHKGTDTCWGEENKASYGFLSQLEAVIKDRHDNPDEKSYTSSLFKKGINKVAQKVGEEAVEVVIEAKDNDEGLFLNESADLMYHYLILLRAKGYSLEDVVKVLDERHK; this is translated from the coding sequence ATGAATATAGATTTCGAAAAAACTGATGGACTAGTACCTGCGATCATTCAAGATGCTAAGACAAAGAATGTCCTGATGCTAGGCTACATGAATCAAGAAGCACTGACTAAAACCCAAGAAACGGGCAAGGTAACCTTCTACAGCCGTAGCAAACAAAGGCTCTGGACCAAAGGCGAAGAAAGTGGCAACTTCCTAGAGCTAAAAGACATCAAGCTAGACTGTGACAATGATACGCTATTGATAGCTGTCAATCCAGTCGGACCTACCTGTCACAAAGGAACAGACACGTGCTGGGGCGAAGAAAACAAAGCAAGCTATGGTTTTCTCTCTCAACTAGAAGCAGTCATCAAAGACCGTCACGACAACCCAGACGAAAAATCATACACCTCCTCTCTGTTCAAAAAAGGCATCAATAAGGTGGCTCAGAAAGTAGGAGAAGAAGCTGTAGAAGTCGTCATCGAGGCAAAAGACAATGACGAAGGCCTGTTCCTCAACGAGTCGGCAGATTTGATGTACCACTACCTGATACTCCTCAGAGCCAAAGGCTACTCGCTAGAGGATGTCGTAAAGGTATTGGACGAACGACACAAGTAA
- a CDS encoding GreA/GreB family elongation factor, translated as MTKKEQVYRACMDMLAGKIEIAQSGMKAAQDSANNETKSSAGDKYETGRAMSQNERDMYAKQLTELLHQQKMLKTIDPQKRNQTVESGTLLRTEKGIFFLSVGLGLVKVGSLQVMAISPLSPIAQLILGKTTGDDFEWMSQVQTILELE; from the coding sequence GTGACCAAGAAAGAACAAGTGTACCGCGCCTGTATGGATATGCTGGCAGGAAAGATAGAGATTGCCCAATCAGGAATGAAAGCGGCACAGGACTCTGCCAATAACGAAACCAAGTCTTCGGCAGGGGATAAATATGAGACCGGGAGAGCCATGAGTCAAAATGAGCGAGACATGTACGCCAAGCAGCTCACCGAACTCTTGCACCAGCAAAAGATGCTCAAAACGATTGATCCCCAAAAAAGAAATCAGACCGTTGAATCAGGGACTTTGCTTCGAACAGAAAAGGGGATATTCTTTTTGTCAGTTGGTTTGGGGTTGGTCAAAGTAGGGTCACTACAGGTCATGGCCATATCACCCTTGTCTCCGATTGCGCAGTTGATTTTGGGTAAAACCACTGGAGATGATTTTGAGTGGATGAGCCAGGTTCAGACGATTCTGGAGTTGGAATAA